One genomic region from Vitis riparia cultivar Riparia Gloire de Montpellier isolate 1030 chromosome 17, EGFV_Vit.rip_1.0, whole genome shotgun sequence encodes:
- the LOC117934529 gene encoding zinc finger protein ZAT4-like gives MEEQGHELIEFKHVCKFCKKSFPCGRSLGGHMRSHMINSSFETDEKLSKTKLSSLHKAATNPGSETATQIGYGLRENPRKTWRIADSSEDTSLLGKFCKDCGKGFQSWKALFGHMRSHSEKERLSNSLEEEDSWTSANQKLVMDSQSDTETAVPNRKKRSRRRTRYMATATSSSFSFANASSSVSEIEQEQEEVAISLMMLSRDSGNWGGLNSVTESSDNNSVFLEAPSSFPTNRNTRIESKTTNGCDGGEVVKLKKLIKDEKFNPSALDSDDFQFYCKQSEFGASGNSRNDSKLNKSEVLETNKSNKLKVEDGFRFESSENELGKKLVKENGLDQAELLSIKYNSNKRKFRDFYDPELKVNCSKKTTNNDGTDSEICRDSQKRSKFECTTCNKTFHSYQALGGHRASHKKIKGCFASRIDSSENSIDPELSPDPTADSKLTKPCNNHSPSRSPGPIHGHTASASAVKAETILGSKKSKGHECPICLKVFSSGQALGGHKRSHLVGGSDTRGSQTIVIPKPLPEIRDLLDLNLPAPAEEEGGFKAWWVGSSHKHEPLVGMISN, from the coding sequence ATGGAAGAGCAAGGCCACGAACTGATCGAATTCAAACACGTTTGCAAGTTCTGCAAGAAGAGCTTCCCCTGTGGGAGATCTTTGGGAGGCCATATGAGGTCTCATATGATCAACAGCTCTTTTGAAACTGATGAAAAGCTCAGCAAAACCAAGCTTTCATCTCTCCACAAAGCTGCAACCAATCCTGGTTCTGAAACTGCAACTCAAATTGGTTATGGCCTCAGAGAGAACCCTAGGAAGACTTGGAGAATTGCAGATTCAAGTGAAGACACTTCACTTCTGGGCAAGTTCTGCAAGGACTGTGGCAAAGGGTTTCAGTCATGGAAAGCTCTGTTTGGCCACATGAGGTCTCACTCAGAGAAGGAGAGACTTTCCAACAGCTTGGAGGAGGAAGATTCATGGACTAGTGCTAATCAGAAGTTGGTCATGGATAGCCAGTCCGATACTGAAACTGCAGTCCCAAATCGCAAAAAGAGATCAAGGAGAAGAACAAGGTACATGGCCACTGCAACCtcctcctctttttcttttgctaaTGCTTCTTCCTCTGTTTCTGAGATTGAGCAAGAACAAGAAGAGGTTGCTATAAGTTTGATGATGCTTTCAAGGGATTCTGGTAACTGGGGTGGTTTGAATTCTGTTACTGAGTCTTCTGATAACAATTCTGTGTTCTTAGAAGCTCCATCCTCCTTTCCAACTAATCGGAATACCAGAATTGAGAGTAAGACTACTAATGGCTGTGATGGTGGTGAGGTTGTGAAGCTGAAGAAGCTCATAAAAGATGAGAAGTTCAATCCTTCTGCTTTGGATTCGGATGATTTCCAGTTTTACTGCAAACAATCCGAATTCGGGGCTTCTGGGAATTCAAGAAATGATTCCAAGTTGAACAAATCTGAAGTTCTGGAGACTAATAAAAGCAACAAGCTTAAGGTAGAAGATGGGTTCAGATTTGAGTCCTCTGAAAACGAATTGGGGAAGAAACTAGTGAAAGAAAATGGATTGGACCAAGCTGAACTGCTTTCCATTAAGTACAATTCAAACAAGAGAAAGTTCCGAGACTTCTACGATCCCGAATTGAAGGTGAACTGCTCAAAGAAAACGACTAATAATGATGGTACAGACTCCGAAATCTGCAGGGATTCTCAGAAGAGAAGCAAATTTGAGTGTACTACCTGCAACAAGACCTTCCACTCTTACCAAGCTCTAGGGGGTCACAGAGCTAGCCACAAAAAGATCAAAGGTTGCTTTGCTTCGAGGATCGACAGCAGCGAAAACAGCATCGACCCTGAACTCTCCCCTGACCCTACTGCTGATAGCAAGCTCACTAAGCCCTGCAACAACCATAGCCCCAGCCGCAGCCCCGGCCCCATCCATGGCCACACTGCCAGTGCCTCTGCTGTGAAGGCTGAGACAATTTTGGGATCAAAGAAGAGTAAGGGCCATGAGTGCCCAATTTGCCTCAAGGTTTTCTCATCAGGCCAGGCATTGGGTGGTCACAAGAGATCACATTTGGTTGGTGGGTCAGATACCAGAGGCAGCCAAACCATTGTTATTCCCAAGCCCCTTCCAGAGATCAGAGACCTTCTTGATCTTAACCTTCCTGCTCCTGCAGAGGAAGAGGGCGGGTTCAAGGCATGGTGGGTTGGAAGCAGCCACAAGCATGAGCCACTGGTGGGCATGATATCAAACTGA